One window of Gavia stellata isolate bGavSte3 chromosome Z, bGavSte3.hap2, whole genome shotgun sequence genomic DNA carries:
- the PRXL2C gene encoding peroxiredoxin-like 2C, with amino-acid sequence MLQNFLCYTCKEYVEDLAKVPKAFLQEANVRLIVIGQSSYHHIKPFCSLTGYTHEMYVDPQREIYKTLGMKRGEGNNVSVRSPHVKSNTVLGSIRSMWRAMTGPAFDFQGDPAQQGGALILGPGNEVHFLHLDKSRLDHVPINTVLQLAGVKTVNFTNRPQIIDI; translated from the exons ATGTTGCAGAATTTTTTATGTTACACCTGTAAAGAGTATGTAGAAGACCTGGCAAAAGTCCCCAAGGCGTTTTTACAA GAAGCAAATGTGAGGCTTATAGTTATTGGACAGTCATCTTATCATCACATCAAG CCCTTTTGCAGTTTAACTGGGTATACACATGAAATGTATGTAGATCCACAAAGGGAAATTTATAAAACGCTTGGCATGAAAAGAGGTGAAGGTAATAACGTATCAG TGCGGAGCCCTCATGTGAAATCAAACACGGTCCTGGGAAGCATTAGGAGTATGTGGAGAGCAATGACTGGCCCAGCTTTTGATTTTCAAGGAGACCCTGCTCAGCAGGGAGGAGCTTTGATTTTAGGACCAG GCAATGAAGTTCATTTTTTGCACCTTGATAAAAGCAGGCTGGATCATGTTCCCATTAACACAGTTTTGCAGCTGGCAGGAGTTAAAACAGTAAATTTCACAAACCGACCTCAGATTATTGACATATGA